A genomic segment from Micromonospora echinaurantiaca encodes:
- a CDS encoding Rv2175c family DNA-binding protein, translating into MTDSVPADRAVPGPDLAGPADPADWLTLPDVAERLDVSISKVHQMVRDRELIAVRRDGVRRIPADLVANRTVLKHLPGVLTLLADAGYDDEAALRWLYEPDDSLPGATPAAALASDQAREIKRRAQALGF; encoded by the coding sequence GTGACCGACTCCGTACCCGCCGACCGGGCCGTGCCCGGCCCCGATCTCGCCGGCCCGGCCGACCCGGCCGACTGGCTGACCCTGCCGGACGTCGCCGAGCGCCTCGACGTGTCGATCAGCAAGGTGCACCAGATGGTCCGGGACCGGGAGCTGATCGCGGTCCGCCGCGACGGCGTCCGCCGGATCCCCGCGGACCTGGTGGCCAACCGTACGGTGCTCAAGCACCTGCCCGGCGTGCTCACCCTGCTGGCCGACGCCGGTTACGACGACGAAGCCGCGCTGCGCTGGCTCTACGAGCCCGACGACTCCCTCCCCGGCGCCACCCCCGCCGCCGCCCTCGCCAGCGACCAGGCCCGCGAGATCAAACGCCGCGCCCAAGCCCTCGGCTTCTAA
- the pknB gene encoding Stk1 family PASTA domain-containing Ser/Thr kinase, producing the protein MDTQVADTLLGSLIDGRYRIRGRVARGGMATVYTATDERLERTVAVKIIHPTQAPEARARLAGFLERFTDEAKTIARLTHPNVVAVYDQGTHNGLPYLVMEYVRGRTLREVLAERRRLNPDEALAIFEQMLAAIAAAHRAGLVHRDVKPENVLVAEAPTGGVANLVDSVVKVADFGLARAVEASADETQGNQLMATVAYVAPELVTDGHADPRTDVYSAGIVLFEMLTGRVPYDGDRPVEVAWQHVDQDVPAPSTLVPVLPKVLDDLVGRATRRDPGARPTDAGALLAEVQVARDDLGNPNTRTAVLRRVTDEPPVAQPTMVVAAVKPAERPSWARLPSDGGPRTGRRRAVPEDGQDLWSRLVALRTRVMADRRGRQAVAAAVVVLGLVAALTGWWFGVGRYTVAPQLVSLTKAEAAAQAERAGFTLVYAEPRYDEQVPKDAVLVQDPASATRIVKGGTITLTLSLGPERFPVPDVVGKDFELAEADLANLKLVAVKGAARYDDNLPAGVVIDTNPKVGTEVKPGAKVTLILSKGRAPVSVPNLVGKSLTEAREALTKLGLVPVENYKDSDKPRDEVLGQSPSDGTGVEKGAQVKLEVSKGPPLTVVPRVIDLPCPQAKQLLESQGFPVAVQFNPNGIVRFQNPNENSQVPPGTQVTLGCL; encoded by the coding sequence ATGGACACACAGGTCGCCGACACGTTGCTGGGCTCGCTGATCGACGGGCGCTACCGCATTCGCGGTCGCGTGGCCCGTGGCGGCATGGCGACCGTGTACACCGCCACCGACGAGCGCCTCGAGCGCACCGTGGCGGTCAAGATCATTCATCCGACCCAGGCCCCGGAGGCGCGGGCCCGCCTGGCCGGGTTCCTCGAGCGGTTCACCGACGAGGCGAAGACCATCGCCCGGCTCACCCACCCCAACGTGGTGGCGGTCTACGACCAGGGCACCCACAACGGGCTGCCCTACCTGGTCATGGAGTACGTGCGCGGCCGCACCCTGCGCGAGGTGCTCGCCGAGCGGCGCCGGCTCAACCCGGACGAGGCGCTGGCCATCTTCGAGCAGATGCTCGCCGCGATCGCCGCCGCGCACCGGGCCGGGCTGGTGCACCGGGACGTCAAACCGGAGAACGTGCTGGTCGCCGAGGCGCCGACCGGCGGCGTGGCGAACCTGGTCGACAGCGTGGTCAAGGTGGCCGACTTCGGGCTGGCCCGGGCGGTCGAGGCGAGCGCCGACGAGACGCAGGGCAACCAGCTGATGGCCACCGTGGCGTACGTCGCGCCGGAGCTGGTCACCGACGGGCACGCCGACCCGCGCACCGACGTCTACTCGGCCGGCATCGTGCTGTTCGAGATGCTCACCGGCCGGGTCCCGTACGACGGGGACCGCCCGGTGGAGGTCGCCTGGCAGCACGTCGACCAGGACGTACCGGCGCCGTCGACGCTGGTGCCCGTCCTGCCGAAGGTCCTCGACGACCTGGTCGGCCGGGCCACCCGACGTGATCCGGGCGCCCGGCCCACCGACGCCGGTGCCCTGCTGGCCGAGGTGCAGGTGGCCCGGGACGACCTGGGCAACCCGAACACCCGTACCGCCGTGCTGCGCCGGGTGACCGACGAGCCGCCGGTGGCCCAGCCGACCATGGTGGTCGCGGCGGTCAAGCCGGCCGAACGGCCGTCCTGGGCCCGGCTGCCCTCCGACGGCGGACCCCGTACCGGCCGGCGGCGGGCCGTCCCGGAGGACGGGCAGGACCTGTGGTCCCGGCTGGTGGCGCTGCGCACCCGGGTGATGGCCGACCGGCGCGGCCGGCAGGCCGTCGCCGCGGCCGTGGTGGTGCTCGGCCTGGTGGCCGCCCTGACCGGATGGTGGTTCGGGGTGGGTCGCTACACGGTCGCCCCGCAGCTGGTGAGCCTGACCAAGGCCGAGGCGGCGGCGCAGGCCGAGCGCGCCGGCTTCACCCTGGTGTACGCCGAGCCGCGCTACGACGAGCAGGTCCCGAAGGACGCCGTGCTGGTGCAGGATCCGGCCTCGGCGACCCGGATCGTCAAGGGTGGGACGATCACCCTCACCCTCTCCCTGGGTCCGGAGCGGTTCCCGGTGCCGGACGTGGTGGGCAAGGACTTCGAACTGGCCGAGGCGGATCTGGCCAACCTCAAGCTGGTGGCGGTCAAGGGCGCGGCGCGCTACGACGACAACCTGCCGGCCGGAGTGGTCATCGACACCAACCCGAAGGTGGGCACGGAGGTCAAACCGGGCGCCAAGGTCACCCTCATCCTGAGCAAGGGCCGGGCCCCGGTCTCGGTGCCCAACCTCGTCGGCAAGAGCCTCACCGAGGCCCGGGAGGCCCTGACCAAGCTGGGCCTGGTGCCGGTGGAGAACTACAAGGACTCCGACAAGCCCCGGGACGAGGTCCTCGGGCAGAGCCCGTCCGACGGCACCGGTGTCGAGAAGGGCGCCCAGGTCAAGCTGGAGGTCAGCAAGGGCCCGCCGTTGACGGTGGTGCCCCGGGTGATCGACCTGCCCTGCCCGCAGGCCAAGCAGTTGCTGGAGAGCCAGGGCTTCCCGGTCGCTGTGCAGTTCAACCCGAACGGCATCGTGCGCTTCCAGAACCCGAACGAGAACAGCCAGGTGCCGCCGGGCACCCAGGTCACCCTCGGGTGCCTGTGA